The Coriobacteriia bacterium region CGGCGAGGACTACGCAGCGCGGGACTCCGCACGCCCGCGCCAGTCCCACCCTAGTGCTGCCCCGGCTCCTCGTCCGCCTCGGCCTCCCGCTTGATTCCCAGCGCGCTCAGAACCGCAACGTCATCCAGCGCTCCCTGGGCGAGCAGCAGCAGCTGATCGCCGGCCTCGAGCACCGTCTCGCCGCGGGCCGCGCGCACGCCACCTTCGGCGGCAAGCACCGCCATCACGGTGATGTTCGCGGGAAGCGCAACCTCGGCAAGCGTCTGGCCCACCGCTGTTGCGTCGGCGGGTAGGCGCACCTCGTCGACCGCCACATCGTCGGCGCGCAGGTCGAGGAGCGGGATCACGTCGCCGAAGACCAGGTCGCGGCCGATGAGGCCGTAGAGCATCGCGGGAGATGAGACGGCAACGTCCACGCCCCACGC contains the following coding sequences:
- a CDS encoding TrkA family potassium uptake protein: MKVVIVGGGKTGEYLAERLYKKHAVTLIEQRAERVEYLRAALPEVETLTGDACEPSVLESAGTGDAEMVIAVTGDDEDNLVVAMLTKVLEGGTVYARVNHPRNEWLFDKAWGVDVAVSSPAMLYGLIGRDLVFGDVIPLLDLRADDVAVDEVRLPADATAVGQTLAEVALPANITVMAVLAAEGGVRAARGETVLEAGDQLLLLAQGALDDVAVLSALGIKREAEADEEPGQH